Proteins co-encoded in one Corylus avellana chromosome ca9, CavTom2PMs-1.0 genomic window:
- the LOC132162281 gene encoding receptor kinase-like protein Xa21 — protein MKRSITIEYVDLSQNQITGNIPIIIEPFESLNYLDLSNNTFQGGIPPSFGNLKGLDMLDLSNNNLFGVIPKSLEALPNLKYLNVFFNKLYGEIPSRGLFANFTAKSFLGNIGLCGNLTFGVPSCPTPSFKGSKVKQSLLKYFVPTIASIIICLALVYMLRKHRESKLQLPSLFNTLALLKHRMISYQELCQGTNNFCESNLLGAGGVGFVYKGMLFDKTIAAIKFLNLQLLGAFKSFDAECNVLRTIRHRNLVKVISTCSNPEFRALILQYMSNGSLERWLYSYNYCLNLLQRVNIMVDVVSALDYLHHSQSESVVHYDLKPTNILLDEDMIAHVGDFGIAKILVQNKDATQTKTPGTLGYITPEYGYEGKVSIKGDVYSYGVTLFEMITKKKPMNNMFVRELTMRQWIKASNRMKEVMDDSLLKAETRRNVTIMQSVLLSIMKLGLKCFEELPDERVDIKDVLAKLHKVKLTLYENKNRAA, from the exons ATGAAAAGATCGATTACTATTGAATATGTTGATCTATCTCAGAACCAAATTACTGGAAATATTCCAATCATAATCGAACCCTTTGAAAGCCTAAACTATCTTGACTTGTCAAATAACACATTTCAAGGAGGCATTCCACCATCTTTTGGAAACTTGAAAGGATTGGATATGTTAGACCTCTCAAACAATAATCTCTTCGGTGTAATTCCTAAGTCTCTTGAGGCACTTCCAAACCTCAAGTATTTGAATGTGTTTTTCAACAAGCTATATGGAGAGATACCATCTAGGGGGCTTTTTGCAAACTTCACAGCTAAATCATTTTTAGGAAACATAGGGCTTTGTGGGAATCTAACTTTTGGAGTTCCATCTTGTCCAACCCCAAGCTTCAAAGGATCAAAGGTGAAACAAAGTCTGCTCAAATATTTTGTTCCTACCATTGCTTCAATTATAATTTGTCTAGCATTGGTTTATATGCTGAGAAAACATCGAGAAAGTAAATTACAGCTTCCAAGTTTATTTAATACATTAGCTCTATTGAAGCATAGAATGATATCATATCAAGAGCTTTGCCAAGGGACAAACAACTTTTGTGAAAGCAACTTGCTTGGAGCTGGAGGTGTTGGTTTTGTGTACAAAGGGATGTTGTTTGACAAAACAATTGCTGCtattaaatttctaaatttacAATTGTTGGGTGCATTCAAAAGTTTCGATGCAGAATGCAATGTCTTAAGGACAATACGACATAGGAATCTTGTTAAAGTCATTAGTACATGCTCCAACCCCGAGTTTAGAGCTTTAATACTGCAATACATGTCGAACGGTAGCCTTGAAAGGTGGTTATACTCTTATAACTACTGCTTGAATCTTCTTCAAAGAGTAAACATTATGGTTGATGTTGTATCAGCGTTGGACTATCTCCACCACAGTCAATCAGAATCTGTTGTGCACTATGATCTGAAGCCTACCAATATCCTTCTAGATGAGGACATGATTGCACATGTaggtgattttggcattgcaaagattttggttCAAAACAAGGATGCTACACAAACCAAAACTCCTGGCACACTTGGCTACATCACACCAG AGTATGGTTATGAAGGAAAAGTCTCAATCAAAGGCGATGTTTATAGTTATGGTGTAACATTGTTCGAGATGATCACAAAGAAGAAACCTATGAACAACATGTTTGTTAGAGAGTTGACTATGAGGCAATGGATAAAGGCATCTAATAGAATGAAAGAAGTTATGGATGACAGTTTATTGAAAGCAGAAACTAGAAGAAATGTAACTATCATGCAAAGTGTTCTTTTATCCATCATGAAATTAGGCTTAAAATGTTTTGAAGAGTTACCAGATGAAAGAGTTGATATTAAAGATGTGCTTGCAAAGCTTCATAAGGTCAAACTGACactttatgaaaacaaaaacagagcTGCATGA